From the Hylaeus volcanicus isolate JK05 chromosome 4, UHH_iyHylVolc1.0_haploid, whole genome shotgun sequence genome, one window contains:
- the LOC128875521 gene encoding acetylcholine receptor subunit alpha-like — MAPWVKRVFIHILPRLLVMRRPQYKFDTNRYTSSRVLMRTVRGKEKACYYPYRSSTQEDSEEHLTPKRFHSRVPSKEDLSPSSLTDGARFGGSCLIHGPTLPPLPLQSECENLSVSGEAGIEEVKSPVLRSPPPFSHSRCPPEIHKSCICVRFIAEHTKMLEDSTKVKEDWKYVAMVLDRLFLWIFTLAVLVGTAGIILQAPTLYDDRVPIDKKFSDFATTTVVNCPPQ, encoded by the exons ATGGCTCCTTGGGTAAAAAGAGTTTTTATCCACATTCTTCCTCGCTTGCTGGTCATGCGAAGGCctcaatataaatttgatacgAATAG ATATACTTCTAGCAGAGTGTTAATGAGAACTGTCAGGGGAAAAGAGAAGGCTTGCTATTATCCCTATCGTTCATCCACTCAAGAGGACAGCGAAGAGCATCTAACACCTAAGCGATTTCATAGTCGTGTTCCTTCGAAAGAAGACCTCTCACCTTCCAG CCTAACGGATGGCGCAAGATTCGGTGGGAGTTGTTTAATTCACGGACCAACGTTACCGCCGCTTCCTCTTCAATCCGAGTGCGAAAATCTCTCCGTTTCCGGGGAAGCAGGTATCGAAGAAGTGAAAAGTCCAGTTCTACGAAGTCCTCCACCATTTTCGCATTCGCGTTGCCCTCCTGAAATTCACAAATCTTGCATTTGTGTGCGTTTCATCGCGGAACACACCAAAATGCTCGAGGATTCGACCAAG GTGAAAGAGGACTGGAAGTACGTGGCGATGGTCCTAGACAGACTGTTCCTTTGGATTTTCACTTTGGCGGTACTGGTTGGCACGGCTGGAATTATCTTACAAGCACCGACCCTCTACGATGACCGGGTTCCgattgataaaaaattcagCGATTTTGCAACCACAACGGTAGTAAACTGCCCGCCGCAATAG